Part of the Streptomyces sp. WMMC500 genome is shown below.
TCGAAGTCGTCACCGAGGTCGACGGCCGGCCCGTCTCCCGCTTCGGCTGCGACGGCGTCGTCTGCGCGACGCCGACGGGATCGACCGCGTACGCCTTCTCGGCCGGCGGGCCCGTCGTCTGGCCCGAGGTGGAGGCGCTGCTGATGGTGCCGATCAGCGCCCACGCGCTGTTCGCCAAGCCGCTGGTGACGTCCCCGGACTCCGTCCTGGCGGTGGAGGTGCAGCCGACGAACCAGCACGGCGTGCTGTGGTGCGACGGCCGCCGCACGGCCGACCTGCCGTCCGGCGCGCGCGTGGAGGTGCGCCGGGGCGCGGTGCCGGTGCGGCTGGCGCGGCTGCACCACGCCTCGTTCACGGACCGGCTGGTGGCCAAGTTCGCGCTGCCGGTGGCGGGCTGGCGCGGGGCGCCGAACTGACGCGCGGCCCGTCCCACGCGCGGTCCTCCCGCCCGGCGCCGCGGCCCGGTGTCACCGCCCGCCCGCGTCGCGGGGCGGACCGCTGATCACGACGCCCCTCGCGACCCGGTGCCGGAACCTCGTATGGTCGTACCGTGTTGGAGGAGATGCGGATCCAGTCCCTGGGCGTCATCGACGACGCGGTCGTCGAGCTGTCGCCCGGCTTCACGGCCGTGACGGGCGAGACCGGCGCCGGCAAGACCATGGTCGTCACCAGCCTCGGGCTGCTGCTCGGCGGGCGCGCGGACGCCGCGCTCGTGCGCATCGGCGCCAAGTCCGCCGTCGTGGAGGGCCGCCTCGCCGTGGGCGACGGCTCGCCCGCCGCGGTACGGGCCGAGGACGCCGGTGCCGAGCTGGACGACGGCGCCCTGCTCATCAGCCGTACGGTCTCGGCGGAAGGCCGCTCCCGGGCACACCTGGGCGGCCGGGGCGTCCCCGTGGGGCTCCTCGGCGAGCTGGCCGAGGACCTGGTCGCCGTGCACGGGCAGACCGACCAGCAGGGGCTGCTGAAGCCGGCGCGGCAGCGGCAGGCCCTCGACCGGTACGCGGGTGACGCGGTCGCCGTGCCGCTGGCCAAGTACACGGCCGCGTACCGCAGGCTGCGCGCCGTCAGCGCCGAGCTGGACGAGATCACCACCCGGGCGCGTGAGCGGTTGCAGGAGGCGGATCTGCTGCGCTTCGGCCTGGAGGAGGTCTCCGCCGCGGAGCCGCGCGCCGGCGAGGACGTCGAGCTTGCCGCGGAGGCCGAGCGGCTCGGCCACGCCGAGGCGCTGGCCGCCGCCTCCGCAGCCGCACACGCCGCGCTCGCGGGTGAGCCCGCGGATCCCGAGGCGGTGGACGCCGGCACGCTCGTCGCGGGCGCACAGCGCGCCCTGGCGGCCGTACGGGCCCACGACCCGGCGCTCGCCGGGCTCGCCGACCGCCTCACCGAGGTCGGCATCCTCCTCGGCGACGTCGCGCAGGAGCTGGCGGCGTACGGGGACGGCATCGACGCCGACCCGCTGCGGCTGGCCGCGGTGGAGGAGCGCCGCTCGGTGCTCACCCACCTGACCCGGAAGTACGGGCACGAGCCGGCCGGCGGAGGAGCGGCCGGCGACGGCAGCGTGTCCGCCGTCCTCGCGTGGGCCGAGGCGGGCTCGGCCCGGCTCGCCGAACTCGACGGCGACGACGAGCGCATCGAGGAGCTGACCGCCGAGCGGGACGCGCTGCGCGGCGAGCTGGCGCAGTTGGCACAGGCGCTGACCGAAGCCCGCGCGGAGGCGGCGGAACGCTTCGGCGCCGCCGTCACCGACGAGCTGACCGAGCTGGCGATGCCGCACGCGCGGGTGACGGTCGACCTGCGCCGCACCGAGGTCGCGGCGGACGCCGACGGGCTGGAGATCGACGGCCGCCACGTCGCGTACGGCCCCACGGGCGTCGACGAGGCCGAGCTGCTGCTCGCCCCGCACCCCGGGGCCCCGCCCCGCGCGATCGCCAAGGGCGCCTCGGGCGGCGAGCTGTCGCGCGTGATGCTGGCGGTCGAGGTGGTCTTCGCCGGCGCCGACCCCGTGCCGACGTACCTCTTCGACGAGGTCGACGCGGGCGTCGGCGGCAAGGCCGCCGTCGAGGTGGGCCGCCGCCTCGCCCGGCTGGCGCGCGGCGCGCAGGTCGTCGTGGTGACGCACCTGCCGCAGGTCGCGGCCTTCGCCGACCGCCAGTTGCTGGTGGAGAAGACCAGCGACGGCGCGGTCACCCGCAGCGGTGTGACCGTCCTGGACGGCGAGGCGCGGGTGCGGGAGCTGTCGCGCATGCTGGCGGGCCAGGAGGACTCCGAGACGGCCCGCGCACACGCGGAGGAGCTGCTCGCGGCGGCCCGCGCGGGGGCGGAGTAGCCGGGTCCGGTGTGATCCGGGGCGCTCGCGCGGGCGGCGGGCCGCGCGTGGGCCGAACGGGTGCCGAGGGGCAACCCGGCCCCTTCACGGTGCGTCTACCGGGATGGTCGGGCGGAATGCACCGTGCTGTCCGCACTCGTCGCGCGTCACCCGGCGCGCAACGGGCGTGCGGGACATCGCCCGGAAGGGTGGTGCATGTCTGACCTGTACGCCCGTACAGAGCGGTTGGCGGCGCAGAGCCGGGTCCGGTGGCTCCCCGGGAGTGGCATCCTGGGCAGGCCCTGCGACGCCACGGACAGGAGTTCCGGCCCAGTGAGCAGCACCCCCGCACCGCCCCACGGCCCCGCCGCGCTGCACGCCGTGCAGCTCGTCGGCCGCGGCGAGGCCGGCAGCGGTGTCCATGTGCGCTCGCTGGCGGCCGGGTTGGTGGCCCGGGGGATCCGGGTCACGGTGGTCGCGACGCCCACCGCCGCCGAGCGCTACGGCTTCGCCGCCGCCGGCGCCCACGTCGCACGGCTGCCCGAGCACGGCGGGCTGGCCACCGCCCCCCTGTGCACGGCGACCGCGCTGCGCGCGGCGTGCGCCGGTGCGGACCTGGTCCACGCGCACGGGCTGCAGTGCGGGCTGATGGCGTGCTCGACGATCCTCGGCCAGCGCAGGCCGCTGGTCTTCACCTGGCACACCAGGAGCCATCCGGAGGGGGTACGGGGCCGGGTGCTGCCGCTCCTCGAACGACGGGTGTCCCGGTCCGCCCGCGTCGTCCTCGGCGCCACCACCGACCTCGTCGACGGCGCCCGCCGCCGCGGCGCCCGTGACGCCCGGCTCGCGCCCATCGCCGTCCCCGCGCCCCGGCAGCCGCACCCGGGTGGCGACGGCGCGGCGCTGCGCCGCCGGCAGGTACGCGCCGAACTCGGCGCCCCGGACCGGCCCCTGGTGCTCACCGCCGCTCCGCTCGACGCGTACGGCGCGTACGAGCCGCTGCTCGACGCCGCCCGCAGGTGGCGGGCGCTGCCGGAGCAGCCGCTGCTCGCCGTCGCCGGCGAGGGCCCGGCGCGCGGGAAGCTGCAGCGCCGTATCGACGCCGAGAAGCTGCCCGTGCGGCTCCTGGGCCGCCGCGACGACCTGCCCCGGCTGCTGGCCGCCGCGGACGTCGCGGTGCTCTCCAGCCCGTGGGAGGCGCGCCCGGTGCTGGCGCAGGAGGCGCTGCACGCCGGCGCCCCGCTGGTGGCCACGGCGGTCGGCGGCGTCCCCGAACTCGTCGGCGACGCGGCCGAGCTGGTGCCGTACGGGGACGCCCGCGCGCTCGCCGACGCGGTGACGGCCCTGCTCCACGACCCGGCCCACCGCGCCGCCCTGTCCATCGCGGGCCGCGCCCAGGCCGCCTCCTGGCCGACGGAGGACGACACCGTCGCCCAGGTCCTCGCGATCTACGACGAGCTGATGACGTAGACGGCCCGGGATTCCCGGTGCCGGTACGGGCCCGGCCCCCGGCGGGCCCTCGCGCGGAGCGCTACCCGTACGCGCCCGACGCGCTCAGCCGCAGCGCCGTGTCGATCAGCGGCACGTGGCTGAACGCCTGCGGGAAGTTGCCCACCTGGCGCTGCAGCCGCGGGTCCCACTCCTCCGCGAGCAGCCCCAGGTCGTTCCGGAGCGCCAGCAGCTTCTCGAACAACTGCCGCGCCTCCTGCACCCGGCCGATCATCGCCAGGTCGTCCGCCATCCAGAACGAACAGGCGAGGAACGCCCCTTCGTCGCCCGGCAGCCCGTCGCTGCCCGTCTCGTCGCCCGCCGTCGGGTAGCGCTTGATGAAGCCGTCGGGGGTGCCCAGCTCGCGCTGGATGGCCTCGATGGTGCCGATGACGCGTTTGTCGTCCGGCGGCAGAAAGCCGACCTGCGGGATCAGCAGCAGCGAGGCGTCCAGCTCCTGCGAGCCGTAGGACTGCGTGAAGGTGTTGCGCTGCCGGTCGTAGCCCTTCTCGCACACGTCGCGGTGGATGTCGTCGCGCAGCCGCTTCCAGCGCTCCAGCGGGCCGTCCGCCTCGCCGGACTCGATGAGCTTGATCGTGCGGTCGACGGCGACCCAGGTCATCACCTTGGAGTGCACGAAGTGCCGCCGCGGGCCGCGCACCTCCCACAGCCCCTCGTCGGGGCGGTCCCAGTTCTCCTCGACCCAGCGGATCATCTTGAGCTGCAGCAGCGACGCGTAGTCGTTGCGCGCGAGGCCCGTCATGTGCGCGAGGTGCAGCGCCTCGACGACCTCGCCGTAGACGTCGAGCTGCAACTGTCCCGCGGCGCCGTTGCCGGCGCGCACGGGGCGGGAGCCCTCGTACCCGGGCAGCCACTCCAGCTCCGACTCGCCCAGCTCGCGCTCGCCGGCGATGCCGTACATGATCTGCAGGTTCTCCGGGTCGCCCGCGACGGCACGCAGCAGCCACTCGCGCCAGGCGCGCGCCTCCTCGTGGTACCCGGTGCGCAGCAGGGACGACAGCGTGATGGCCGCGTCGCGCAGCCAGGTGAAGCGGTAGTCCCAGTTGCGCACGCCGCCGATGTCCTCGGGCAGGGAGGTGGTCGGCGCGGCGACGATGCCGCCGGTCGGCTCGTACGTGAGGGCCTTGAGCGTGATCAGCGAGCGGATCACGGCGTGCCGGTACGGGCCGTGGTACGTACAGTGCTCGGTCCACTCCTGCCAGAAGTCCTCGGTGGCGGTGAGCGAAGCCTCGGGATCGGCGGGCTGCGGCGGCTCCCGGTGCGAGGGCTGCCAACTGATCGTGAACGCCAGCCGGTCCCCGGGGCCGACGGTGAAGTCGGAGTACGTCGTGAGGTCCCGGCCGTACGTCGGCACCGGGGCGTCGATCCACACCGAGTCAGGGCCGGCGACGCCGACGGTGCGGCCGTCCTCGGTCTGGTGGACCCACGGCACGATACGGCCGTAGGAGAAGCGCATCCGCAGCGCGGAGCGCATCGGCACCCGGCCCGTGACGCCCTCCACGATGCGGATGAGCTGCGGCGAGGCGCCGTCGCGCGGCGGCATGAAGTCGATCACACGGACCGTGCCCCGCGGGGTGTCCCACTCGGACTCCAGCACCAGCGAGTCGCCCCGGTAGCGCCGCCGGGTCGCCGGCGGCGGGCCGGCCTCCGGAGCGTACGCGGGGCCCACGCGCCAGAAGCCGTGCTCCTCGGTCCCGAGCAGGGAGGCGAACACCGCATGGGAGTCGAACCGGGGCAGGCAGAGCCAGTCGGCCGTGCCGTCGCGACGGACGAGCGCTGCCGTCTGCATGTCGCCCAGAAGTGCGTAGTCCTCGATCCGCCCGGCCACGTGCCTCTCCAGCTAGAAGTGCGTTCCGCAGAGGATAAAGCCTTCGCGTGCGCGCGTGCGCCACGGTCGCGGAATCCTCCTGGGCCGATCGGGTCGGGCGGCCGGCCGGCGGTCGGCCGCGGGCGGTGACCAGGGGATCACTGATACCCTGGTAGCCCGTGGAGCGGAGGGCCGGCCGGGTATGTGGCGGCGGCGCTCGCCGAGCGACCCACCTCGATCTGGGGCACCCCGCCACGCACCTCGTCAGCGACCACGGGAGCCCCTCTTGGCCATGCCATCCACGACGTCAAAGCACATCTTCGTCACCGGAGGCGTCGCCTCCTCGCTCGGCAAGGGGCTCACCGCCTCCAGCCTGGGCGCGCTGCTCAAGGCGCGCGGGCTGCGGGTCACGATGCAGAAGCTCGATCCGTATCTGAACGTCGACCCGGGAACGATGAACCCGTTCCAGCACGGTGAGGTCTTCGTCACCAACGACGGCGCCGAGACCGACCTCGACATCGGGCACTACGAGCGGTTCCTCGACGTCGACCTCGACGGCTCGGCGAACGTCACCACCGGCCAGATCTACTCCAGCGTGATCGCCAAGGAGCGGCGCGGCGAGTACCTCGGCGACACGGTGCAGGTGATCCCGCACATCACCAACGAGATCAAGTCCCGGATCCGGCGCATGGCCTCCGACGACGTGGACGTGGTGATCACGGAAGTCGGCGGCACCGTCGGCGACATCGAGTCGCTGCCGTTCCTGGAGGCCGTCCGCCAGGTGCGGCACGAGGTCGGCCGGGAGAACGTGTTCGTGGTGCACATCTCGCTGCTGCCGTACATCGGCCCGTCCGGCGAGTTGAAGACCAAGCCGACGCAGCACTCGGTCGCCGCGCTGCGCAGCATCGGCATCCAGCCCGACGCGATCGTGCTGCGTGCGGACCGCGAGGTGCCGGCGGCGATCAAGCGCAAGATCTCCCTCATGTGCGACGTCGACGAGGCCGCCGTCGTCGCCGCCATCGACGCCAAGTCGATCTACGACATCCCCAAGGTGCTGCACGCGGAGGGGCTGGACGCGTACGTCGTCCGCAAGCTGGACATGCCGTTCCGGGACGTGGACTGGACCGAGTGGGACGACCTGCTGCGGCGCGTGCACGAGCCGGCGCACGAGGTGACGATCGCGCTGGTCGGCAAGTACATCGACCTGCCCGACGCCTATCTGTCGGTCACCGAGGCGATCCGCGCCGGCGGCTTCGCCAACAACGCCCGCGCGAAGATCAAATGGGTCACGTCCGACGACTGCCGCACGCCCCAGGGCGCCCGCGAGCACCTCGCGGACGTGGACGGCATCGTCATCCCCGGCGGCTTCGGCGAGCGCGGCGTGGAGGGCAAGATCGGGGCGATCACGTTCGCCCGTGAGAACCGCGTGCCGCTGCTCGGCATCTGCCTCGGCCTGCACTGCATCGTGATCGAGGCGGCGCGGAACCTCGCGGGCATCGCGGGTGCGAACTCCACGGAGTTCGACCGGGCCGCCACCGACCCGGTGATCTCCACCATGGAGGAGCAGCTCGACATCGTCGCCGGCGAGGGCGACATGGGCGGCACGATGCGGTTGGGCCTCTATCCGGCCAAGCTGGCGGAGGGCTCGGTGGTACGGGAGGCGTACGCGGACCAGCCGTACGTCGAGGAGCGCCACCGGCACCGCTACGAGGTCAACAACTCCTACCGCAGCGAGCTGGAGAAGAAGGCCGGCCTCGCCTTCTCCGGCACCTCCCCGGACAACAAGCTCGTGGAGTACGTCGAGTATCCGCGCGAGGTGCACCCGTACCTGGTCTCCACCCAGGCCCACCCCGAGCTGCGCTCGCGGCCCACGCGGCCGCACCCGCTGTTCGCCGGGCTGGCGAAGGCATGCGTCGCCAGACAGGACGAGGCACGACAGGAGGGGGCCGAGCGGACCGGGGCACGGCAGCCGGGCGGCGTACGGCAGCAAGCCGGTCCGCAGGGCGCGCGCGCCGGTGCGCAGCAGCGGGTGGCCGTGGTGCGCGAGGGGGGCGAGTGATGGCGGAGCGGCTGACGGACACGGAGGCCGAGTGGCGGGTCGTCGCCTCCCAGACGCCGTTCAGGGGCGCCAAGACCGCCGTGCGCACCGACGACGTGGTGATGCCCGACGGCACCGTCGCCCGCCGCGACTACCAGGTGCACCCCGGCTCGGTCGCCGTCCTCGCCCTCGACGACGACGACCGGGTGCTGGTGCTCAACCAGTACCGCCACCCCGTACGGCACAAGCTCTGGGAGATCCCCGCCGGCCTCCTCGACGTGCCCGGTGAGAACCCGCTGAGCGCCGCGCAGCGCGAGCTGTACGAGGAGGCGCACGTCAAGGCCGACGACTGGCGCGTGCTGGTCGACGTCTACACCACTCCCGGCGGCTGCGACGAGGCCGTGCGCGTCTTCCTCGCCCGCGGCGTGACCGAGGCGGAGGGCGAGCGGTTCGCCGCCGAGGGCGAGGAGCTGGACCTCAGGCTCGACCGCGTCCCGGTGGCGGACCTGCTGCGCGGCGTCCTCGCCGGGGATCTGCACAACAACTGCCTGGCGGTGGGCGTGCTGGCGCTCCAGGCGGCCCGCGCGGACGGCGGTCTCGACGCGCTGCGCCCGGCGAACGCCCCCTGGCCGGCCCGCCCGTTCACGCCCTGAGCGGGCGGGCGGCGGCCGCCGGGCGGTTGATCCGATGCGGTGATTTTCGTTCCGGCGTTCGGTCATGTGCCGTCACGTGACCCGCCCTTCACGCTGGGTGAATTACGCTCACCGGCGTGACGGAACAGGCCGCCCCCCACCGGTTCGTCGGCAGGACCCGCGAGCTCGACGCCCTGCGCGCCGACATCGCGCGCGCCGGGCTCGACACCCTCGCCGGCCGCCCCGCCCCCCGCAGCAGGGTGCTGCTCATCGCCGGGCGGCCGGGGTCCGGGCGCAGCGCGCTCGCCGCCGAGCTGGCCCGCTCCGTCGCGGCCGGCTACCCCGGCGGCGTGCACACCGCGCGGCTCTCCGGCCCCGGCGGCCAGGCGGTGCCGCTGGAGCGGGCCGTACGCGACCTCTTCGACGCCCTCGGCGTCCCGCCGGTCGTGGGAGCCGGCCCCGGCCACCTCGCCGCGGAGCTGCGCGGCGCGCTGGCCGAGCGCTCGGCGCTGCTCGTCGTCGACGACGTCACCGCCCCCGAGCAGTTGCTCGAACTGGTCCCCGAATCGCGCGACTGCCTCGTCGTCGCCGTCGCCGAGGGCCCGCTGAAGGGTGTGCCGGACGTGCGGCCGTGCACCCTGGGCGGGCTGGAGCCGGCGGCGGCGCTGGCGCTGATCGCCTCGTACGCGGGGGAGACCCGCATCGCCTGCGACCCCGAGGCCACGCACGTGCTGGCCGAGGAGTGCGCCGGCCACCCCGCGGCGCTGGTGCTGGCCGGCGGCTGGCTCGCCGGGCACCCGCAGGCGTGCGTCGCCGACGCCCTGCGGGAGCTGCGCCGCAAGGGCGAGAGCACCGAGGGGTCCGCCGGGCGGCCGTCCGGGCCGAAGGCGCTGGCGCGGGCGTTCCGGCTCGTCTACGAATCGCTGCCGCCGTCCGTCGCGCACCTGCTGCGGCTGCTGCCGCTGGCGCCCGCCGGGCTCGTCGACGCCCACTCCGCCTCCGCACTCGCCGGCTGCACGGTCGCCGCGGCCCGCGGCACGCTCGCGGACTGTGCGAGCCAGGGCCTGCTGCGCGCGGTGCCGCGGCCGGAGCAGGTGAGCCTCACGCAGTACGAGGTGCCGGGCTGCCTGCAGCCGCTGCTGCGCGGGGTGCTGGAGGCCGGCGTGAAGCGGGAGGAGATGCTGCTCGCCCGGGCCCGGATGCTGGAGCGGTACGTACGCCTGCTGCAGTCCTGCCGCGCCGTCACGGAACCCCCGGGGTCCGCGGTGCACACCCGGCTCGCGGGGCTGCCGCGGGCGCTGCGCTTCCCGTCGCCGGAGGCCGCGGCGGCGTGGCTGCGCAGCCGGCTGCCGTCGCTGCTGGCCGCCGCCCGGTCGGCCGTCGCCGACGGGGAGCTGGACACGCTGGCGCGGCGGCTGGTCGCCGAGCTGTCGCGGGCGCTGGGGGCGCACCGGGACGAGGCGGACGCCGCCCCCGAGCAGTACCGGCTGCACGAGCTGGTGCTGGGTGTCGCCGAGCGGCGCGGGCTGGTGCGGGAGAAGGCGGCGGCGCTGCTCAACCTCGGCGACCTGGACCTGCGCGCGGAGCGGCCCGGGGAGGCGCTGGGCCGGTACCGGGGGGCGCTGGCGGCGGCGCGGGAGGTGCGCGATCCGCAGCCGGTGGGCCGGGCGCTGGAGTCGGTCGGGTCGGCGTACCAGGAACTACGGGACTGGGGCCGGGCGGCGGACTGGTTCGGGCGGGCGCTCGCGCTGCGGCAGATGCGCGGCGAGCTGGTCGACGAGGCGCGGCTGCGGGCACGGCTCGGCGCGGTGCACACGTACGCCGGGGCCTGGGGCTGGGCGCTGCGCGAGTGGCGCGGGGCGGCGGCGGCGTACCGCAGGCTCGGGGACGCCGGCGGGCACGCGCGGGCGCTGGGCGAGGTGGCGCGGGTGCAGCAGTACGCGGGATACCCGCGAGAGGCCATGAGGACGTGCACGCGCGCGATGGACGCGGCGCGGCTCTCGGGCGACACCGCGCTGCGGGCGGCGGTGCA
Proteins encoded:
- a CDS encoding glycosyltransferase family 4 protein gives rise to the protein MSSTPAPPHGPAALHAVQLVGRGEAGSGVHVRSLAAGLVARGIRVTVVATPTAAERYGFAAAGAHVARLPEHGGLATAPLCTATALRAACAGADLVHAHGLQCGLMACSTILGQRRPLVFTWHTRSHPEGVRGRVLPLLERRVSRSARVVLGATTDLVDGARRRGARDARLAPIAVPAPRQPHPGGDGAALRRRQVRAELGAPDRPLVLTAAPLDAYGAYEPLLDAARRWRALPEQPLLAVAGEGPARGKLQRRIDAEKLPVRLLGRRDDLPRLLAAADVAVLSSPWEARPVLAQEALHAGAPLVATAVGGVPELVGDAAELVPYGDARALADAVTALLHDPAHRAALSIAGRAQAASWPTEDDTVAQVLAIYDELMT
- a CDS encoding CTP synthase, which translates into the protein MPSTTSKHIFVTGGVASSLGKGLTASSLGALLKARGLRVTMQKLDPYLNVDPGTMNPFQHGEVFVTNDGAETDLDIGHYERFLDVDLDGSANVTTGQIYSSVIAKERRGEYLGDTVQVIPHITNEIKSRIRRMASDDVDVVITEVGGTVGDIESLPFLEAVRQVRHEVGRENVFVVHISLLPYIGPSGELKTKPTQHSVAALRSIGIQPDAIVLRADREVPAAIKRKISLMCDVDEAAVVAAIDAKSIYDIPKVLHAEGLDAYVVRKLDMPFRDVDWTEWDDLLRRVHEPAHEVTIALVGKYIDLPDAYLSVTEAIRAGGFANNARAKIKWVTSDDCRTPQGAREHLADVDGIVIPGGFGERGVEGKIGAITFARENRVPLLGICLGLHCIVIEAARNLAGIAGANSTEFDRAATDPVISTMEEQLDIVAGEGDMGGTMRLGLYPAKLAEGSVVREAYADQPYVEERHRHRYEVNNSYRSELEKKAGLAFSGTSPDNKLVEYVEYPREVHPYLVSTQAHPELRSRPTRPHPLFAGLAKACVARQDEARQEGAERTGARQPGGVRQQAGPQGARAGAQQRVAVVREGGE
- the recN gene encoding DNA repair protein RecN, producing MRIQSLGVIDDAVVELSPGFTAVTGETGAGKTMVVTSLGLLLGGRADAALVRIGAKSAVVEGRLAVGDGSPAAVRAEDAGAELDDGALLISRTVSAEGRSRAHLGGRGVPVGLLGELAEDLVAVHGQTDQQGLLKPARQRQALDRYAGDAVAVPLAKYTAAYRRLRAVSAELDEITTRARERLQEADLLRFGLEEVSAAEPRAGEDVELAAEAERLGHAEALAAASAAAHAALAGEPADPEAVDAGTLVAGAQRALAAVRAHDPALAGLADRLTEVGILLGDVAQELAAYGDGIDADPLRLAAVEERRSVLTHLTRKYGHEPAGGGAAGDGSVSAVLAWAEAGSARLAELDGDDERIEELTAERDALRGELAQLAQALTEARAEAAERFGAAVTDELTELAMPHARVTVDLRRTEVAADADGLEIDGRHVAYGPTGVDEAELLLAPHPGAPPRAIAKGASGGELSRVMLAVEVVFAGADPVPTYLFDEVDAGVGGKAAVEVGRRLARLARGAQVVVVTHLPQVAAFADRQLLVEKTSDGAVTRSGVTVLDGEARVRELSRMLAGQEDSETARAHAEELLAAARAGAE
- a CDS encoding tetratricopeptide repeat protein; the protein is MTEQAAPHRFVGRTRELDALRADIARAGLDTLAGRPAPRSRVLLIAGRPGSGRSALAAELARSVAAGYPGGVHTARLSGPGGQAVPLERAVRDLFDALGVPPVVGAGPGHLAAELRGALAERSALLVVDDVTAPEQLLELVPESRDCLVVAVAEGPLKGVPDVRPCTLGGLEPAAALALIASYAGETRIACDPEATHVLAEECAGHPAALVLAGGWLAGHPQACVADALRELRRKGESTEGSAGRPSGPKALARAFRLVYESLPPSVAHLLRLLPLAPAGLVDAHSASALAGCTVAAARGTLADCASQGLLRAVPRPEQVSLTQYEVPGCLQPLLRGVLEAGVKREEMLLARARMLERYVRLLQSCRAVTEPPGSAVHTRLAGLPRALRFPSPEAAAAWLRSRLPSLLAAARSAVADGELDTLARRLVAELSRALGAHRDEADAAPEQYRLHELVLGVAERRGLVREKAAALLNLGDLDLRAERPGEALGRYRGALAAAREVRDPQPVGRALESVGSAYQELRDWGRAADWFGRALALRQMRGELVDEARLRARLGAVHTYAGAWGWALREWRGAAAAYRRLGDAGGHARALGEVARVQQYAGYPREAMRTCTRAMDAARLSGDTALRAAVQLRLSDLVDGAGDPQAAELHRAAAGRLAEQVPEAAAMPAAAAVPQPEAEPEAAPEAEPARAAEPEPATPDEPAEPTGPTQPAAEPVPEPATGPERADAETPGGAAQAGSGTPPDAPAEPAPRPAVVAAETGPEEGPQAPPEESPQAGPAPRPAAADL
- a CDS encoding glycoside hydrolase family 15 protein, with the protein product MAGRIEDYALLGDMQTAALVRRDGTADWLCLPRFDSHAVFASLLGTEEHGFWRVGPAYAPEAGPPPATRRRYRGDSLVLESEWDTPRGTVRVIDFMPPRDGASPQLIRIVEGVTGRVPMRSALRMRFSYGRIVPWVHQTEDGRTVGVAGPDSVWIDAPVPTYGRDLTTYSDFTVGPGDRLAFTISWQPSHREPPQPADPEASLTATEDFWQEWTEHCTYHGPYRHAVIRSLITLKALTYEPTGGIVAAPTTSLPEDIGGVRNWDYRFTWLRDAAITLSSLLRTGYHEEARAWREWLLRAVAGDPENLQIMYGIAGERELGESELEWLPGYEGSRPVRAGNGAAGQLQLDVYGEVVEALHLAHMTGLARNDYASLLQLKMIRWVEENWDRPDEGLWEVRGPRRHFVHSKVMTWVAVDRTIKLIESGEADGPLERWKRLRDDIHRDVCEKGYDRQRNTFTQSYGSQELDASLLLIPQVGFLPPDDKRVIGTIEAIQRELGTPDGFIKRYPTAGDETGSDGLPGDEGAFLACSFWMADDLAMIGRVQEARQLFEKLLALRNDLGLLAEEWDPRLQRQVGNFPQAFSHVPLIDTALRLSASGAYG
- a CDS encoding NUDIX hydrolase; this translates as MAERLTDTEAEWRVVASQTPFRGAKTAVRTDDVVMPDGTVARRDYQVHPGSVAVLALDDDDRVLVLNQYRHPVRHKLWEIPAGLLDVPGENPLSAAQRELYEEAHVKADDWRVLVDVYTTPGGCDEAVRVFLARGVTEAEGERFAAEGEELDLRLDRVPVADLLRGVLAGDLHNNCLAVGVLALQAARADGGLDALRPANAPWPARPFTP